One Cicer arietinum cultivar CDC Frontier isolate Library 1 chromosome 8, Cicar.CDCFrontier_v2.0, whole genome shotgun sequence DNA segment encodes these proteins:
- the LOC105851335 gene encoding uncharacterized protein has product MRTNGESLTEVVIIEKILRILTQRYDHIVVAIEESKDLDKMKIEELQGSLEAHELRVRERCAATSTPQVQALQAQVSKKTNQSGKKKFNKKEIQCYNCQKWGYFANECRSKKVQREDDKEQMAAEDSDSDEVLLMDTTKTNDDCPEQWYLDTGCSNHMIGHKEWFVSIDDKVKRDIRFADNSSVMAEGVGKVLIQRRDDKQSFICDVLYVPNMKTNLLRLG; this is encoded by the coding sequence ATGAGGACAAATGGTGAATCATTAACTGAAGTGGTGATTATTGAAAAAATCCTTAGAATATTAACACAAAGGTACGATCACATAGTGGTggcaattgaagaatcaaaggatcttgaTAAGATGAAGATAGAGGAGTTACAAGGCTCTCTTGAAGCTCATGAACTGAGAGTAAGAGAAAGGTGTGCAGCAACCTCAACACCTCAAGTACAGGCCTTGCAGGCCCAAGTTAGCAAGAAAACCAATCAAAGTGGtaagaaaaaattcaacaagaaagaAATCCAATGCTATAATTGTCAAAAATGGGGatattttgcaaatgaatgtaGATCCAAGAAGGTTCAAAGAGAAGATGACAAAGAACAAATGGCAGCTGAGGATTCAGACTCAGATGAGGTATTGTTGATGGatacaacaaaaacaaatgatGACTGTCCGGAGCAGTGGTACCTTGACACAGGTTGTTCAAATCATATGATTGGTCATAAAGAATGGTTTGTAAGCATTGATGATAAGGTGAAAAGGGATATCAGATTTGCAGATAACAGTTCTGTAATGGCAGAAGGAGTAGGAAAGGTATTGATTCAAAGAAGAGATGACAAACAATCATTCATATGCGATGTGTTGTATGTGCCAAACATGAAGACTAATCTGTTAAGGCTTGGATAG